GCAAATTTGTTTAGATTCTGATGCAGAACATTTAGACGTGAGAATTCGCAAGCGAACTGAGCAAATGATAGCAGATGGTTTAGTTGGTGAAGTTGAATATCTTTGTCAAAAATATGGTACTGATTTATCTTTATTAAATACTTTGGGATATCAAGAAATCAAGCAATATTTAGCTGGTGAACTTTCTTTAGAAGAAGCAAAAGAATTAATTGTTTTACATACCAGACAATTCGCTAAACGTCAACGGACTTGGTTTAGACAATCTCCTAATCTTGAATATGTTAATATGGATAATTCTGATTTATTAAAAAGTGTTTGGCAACGAATTAATCAATTTGTCTGATAGCTGACGGGATGACAAAAAGAGTTAAGATGCAGACAGAATAAGGCTCATAAGTAGGTGAACACAATAAAACCAAACTGTGTAAAGAAATGTAAAATCGCCCAAACCCTCTTCACTCTTGCCTCTTGCATGAGTGCCTTGCCATAACGACAATTTTCAACACCAACCTACTTAGTTCTCTCAAGAGAACACCAAAAAATAAATTACCCAATTTTGTGGGATGGGCATCCTGCCCGTCCTTATATTTAGAAATGCCCATACCACAGTCAAAACTTTACTCCGTAAGGATTTTGTTATAATTAATTCTCAATTACCGTTGAACGCTTTGCAACTCTATGTCCCAGGTATTGCTCCCCCAATCGCTTCAGCAAGACTTACCACTTACTGCCCTTGCACCTATGCAGGATGTAACCAATCTCTGGTTTATGAAAGTCATTGCCCACTACGGTAGCCCTGACTACTTCTTTACTGAGTATTTTCGTGTCAATGATACCTCACGACTCAATCGGAAAATCCTGGCAGCAATTACCGAAAACGATACAGGTCGCCCGGTTTTTGCCCAAATGATTGGCGAAAGTATCCCCGATTTAGCCAGAACCGCAAAGGAACTCTGCGGCTATAATATCGCTGGAGTAGACTTAAATATGGGCTGTCCTGCGCCGAGAATCTATCGCAAAAATGTTGGAGGTGGATTACTCCGAGAACCGGAAAAAGTCGAGCGGATTTTGGGAGAACTGCGTTCTGTGGTTAATGATAGACCCTTAACGGTGAAGATGCGCTTAGGTTTTGAAAATACAGATAACTTTTATAAAATCCTAGATATAATTGCTGATAACAATATTGATTTATTGAGTTTGCATGGTCGCACGGTGAAAGATATGTATCACGGGGAAGTTAAGTATGATTTGATTGCGGAAGCGGTGAGACGGGTTAACTGTCCAGTGCTGGCTAATGGCAATATCAAATCGGCGACAACTGCCTTAGAAGTGCTTTCGCAAACAGGTGCAGCGGGGGTGATGGTGGGACGTTGGGCGATTGGAAATCCTTGGCTGTTTAATCAAATTCGTCAGGCTTTACGGGGAGAACAGATCACACTAGTGCCGTTAGCAGAGGTACGCAATTACATTGATCGCTTATGGCAAACCCCTACAGCTTCCACTATGCCAGAACGAGCGCGGATAGGCTACCTGAAAATGTTTCTTAACTACATTGCTTTGAATGTTGATACTGACGGTCATTTTCTGCGGCTGATGCGACACACCTCTACAGAGATAGAATTATTTAAACTCTGCGATCGCTTTCTCCTGACAGATTTAACGAAAACTTTAGCCCTAACACCCTCAACTATTCTTGTTTAAATCTAGTACAACACAGCGTAAATAAACCAACAATTCTCTATTCGGCGTTAGTGAATTTATCAGGCTTCGCCCCGCTTCGCTAACACGCAGAGGCGCAGAGTCGCAGAGAGTAAGAGATTGAGAAATAGAATTTTTGATTTTCATGCCTCAATATGGCTTCGCCACGCAGGCTATCAGCAACGCCCTCTATTCAAAGCCAGACAGCAACCTAGTTCCTGACTCCTGAATTCTGCTGTATTTAATGAATGGGTACGACAGGACTCGAACCTGTGACCGTCCGCTTAGAAGGCGGATGCTCTATCCAACTGAGCTACGTACCCATGAAACCTTCACCATTATATCTGAAATTGTCTAAATAGGCAAGAGGAAATTTTTAATTTCCTAGTTTTAGTAATAAACTGCAAGTGATATTGATCTGCCATCTGCTATACTCAAAACGGCTAGAATCTGGACTTTTTGTCATACAAAGAACAAGGTTCAAAGCCTCTCCCCGTTGCGGGGAGAGGTTTACCAGAGGGGTTTCATATTTGGTTAAACTATGAACCAATTGCAGTATATATTTTATTCAATGTGCAAAAAATATTACATTCAGAGCATTTACTTAGTTAGTCTCTATGAGTAAATCTTACAATAATTCATCTCCCGTTAAGTCCCTATCAACTACTCAAAATCTTATTTTAGCTGGTGTTAGCTGGGCTTTCTTAGCATTGTTATACTTTTTGTTGTTTAGTGCCAAAATCCCCGACCCAGTGCAAAGAGGAATAGAAGTCCACGCTCAGTGGTATGTAATTGGCACAAATATTTTTAAAGCTGTGGCTTATTTGGTCGCAAGTCTCTTATGCTGGAGGAACTGGCGGGGTACCCAAATGGTTAGTAGTGGAAAAGTCTGGCTGTCAATCGGGTTAGGAATGTTTGCCTATTTTATAGGTGGACTCGTTTTCGGCTATACAGAAATCGTCCTAAAACAAGATCCAGATGTATCTATTGCTGATATATTTTTTGTCCTCACATATTTATGTTTAGGGAATGGTATGGCTTTAGCCTTGGTTTCTCGCCGAATTAACCTGGCAGCACGGCAGTGGCTAATTGTGGCGGCAGTTGGAGCATTAGGCAGTTTTCTAGCTTGGTTGATTTCTCAAAAGGAAAAAGCATCAACTGAACAAATTGCCTTTTTGCTGAATTTGTTTTACATAGTTAGCGATGTGGCGTTACTAATGATTGCCACAACTATGCTACTGGCTTTTTGGGTAGGTAAAGTCTCCTTGTCTTGGCGAATGATTGCCGCAGCCGCATTTTCGCTCTACATTGCAGATATGTGGTTTAAATTCGCTCAAAGACCGGATTATCAAAGTGGAGACATACTAGAAGTATTCTGGGTGTTTAGTGGAGTGTTATTCGGTCTGGGTGCTGTCCTAGAATACGACGCATCATTGAGTCTTAAACGCCGAGACCGTGGACGCAAACGAACTTAACAAATTTTGGTGTCTACCGTGAGAAAATTAACAGATTCTGACAAACAAGAAATTCTCAAGCTATATCGAGAAACTGCCGAAACAACCTCGACTTTGGCAGAACGCTATGGTGTGAGTAATTCCACAATTAGCCGACTGCTCAAAAGTACCTTACCAGAAGAAGAGTATGAATTTCTCGTTTCTTTAAAACGTGCTGCTAGAACCCCTGAAGGCAGAGCGCAGGTAAGTTATGAGCAGTTACCGCTGTTGAATCAACCACCATTGACAGTGGAAATTTCTAGCACTGCTGATACGGTGGAGAGGTTATCTGATCTAGAACTAGAACAGCCGACAATAGCAGCAGAACCAGAACCAAAACCAAAACCAGAACCAAAACCAGAACCAGAAGGTGATTCTGATTTTACTCACCCTATTCCAGTTATTAGACGGGTAAAAACACGCTCCTCAGCAGTGGAAAAACCCAAACTTCCCGTTGTTAAGGAAACTCCTGTTGTCAAAGAATTAGAAATTGTCAGACACAAGCCGACAGAAACACCAATTGTCCCCAGATCTAAGATAGGTGTAGAATCTCCATATTCACAGCCCAATTTGTTTGCGGAAATCTTGGATGAGGATTTGCTGGATGAACCTGATGATTTGGATGACGATTTAGATGATGATTTGTATGAGGATGAGGAGGATTTTGAGGACGAAGACTATGAAGCCCCAAAACCCCTAGTTACCAGACGCGGAAATGGGGAAGTATCTGTTCAGGTTTTACCATTGTCGGTTGCCCATTTACCAAAAACTTGCTATTTGGTAATTGATCGCTCTGCGGAGTTAATTACCCGTCCACTCAAGGACTTTGGTGATTTGGGTCTGATTCCGAGTCTGGAAAATCAACAGAAAACACTGCCGATTTTTGATAATCATCGTGTAGCTAAACGCTTTTCTACTAAGCGCGATCGCGTGATTAAAGTCCCCGATAGTCAAATGCTCCATAAGGCTAGTAGCCATCTACAAGCTAAGGGGATTACCAGACTGTTAATTGATGGTCAAGTCTACTCTTTGTCTTTAGTTTAAAGGTCATGCAGGTACTTGCTGGTTAGAGTAGTTCACTACTCTAACTTCTGCTTGATCAAACTGCGGCAAAACGATGAGATAAATCAATAATGTCTTGTTTCCGTGCGGTTTGTTGAAACCATTCCGGGGGAATATTTTCTACCCCGTAATAAATTCCTGCTAACCCACCTGTCACCGCAGCAGTAGTATCTGTATCTCCACCCAAATTAACAGCCTTGAGAACCGATTCAGCGTAAGATGAGCTATTTAATAAACACCAAATACACGCTTCTAGTGTGTCAATGACATAACCACCAGAATTAATTTCTTCTATGGGTAATGCGGCAATTTTACCGTTAAATATATCAAATACCTCACCATGAGCAGTCCAGTAATTTTCTCTGTACCAGCGACAGAAGGATTTGCCTATATCATTCACATCATAGCCACTACATAAAGAATCTGCTAAACATAACATCAACGAACTATCATCAGACCAAGTTCCAGGAGGTTGGTTCCATGTTCCATAACCTAACATCTTTGTGACTGGTGACTTGATGCGTTCAGTACGAAGAGAAAATTCCACAGGTACACCCAAGGCATCACCCACACATACACCCATGAAACCAGATAGTATTTTAGTGGTATCTAGCATAATTTTAAATATTAATCTCAGTGTCAACTAAAATGATAAGCTACATCATGAATCAAGCTGGCCTCTCACCATGTTAAAATTAAAATATTATTCATAATTCCGACCGATTTTTCGGGGTTTGCATCCGTCTCTTACCCCCTTTTACCTGCTTCAACTTACGCCTTATTTTTTGACACAAGTATCTACTGTAATGGTTAACTCTGCTGCTTCTCCTGTAACTAATCGTAAGCCTTCTAAAGTTGAAGGTATCAAAGAAAATAGTAATTTTTTGCGTGAACCTGTGGCGACGGAAATCCTCCAAGACACCACCCACTTTACTGAAGACGCAATTCAGATTCTCAAGTTTCATGGTTCTTATCAACAGGATAACCGTGATAACCGCGTTAAGGGTCAGGAAAAAGATTACCAAATGATGCTGCGGACAAAAAATCCCGGCGGGTTAGTACCCCCTGAGCTATATTTGGCTTTGGATAAATTGGCTGATGAATATGGTAATCATACCCTCAGAGCTACTACTCGCCAAGGCTTTCAACTACATGGTATCCTGAAAAAGAACCTGAAAGCGGCGATCGCTACAATTGTCGAAAATCTCGGTTCAACCTTGGGCGCTTGTGGTGACATTAACCGCAACGTCATGGCTCCGCCAGCCCCCTTTAAAAATCGCTCAGAATATCAGTATGCTTGGGAATATGCCCAAAATATCGCTGATTTACTTTCTCCCCAAACCGGTGCTTATTACGAAATTTGGTTAGACGGGGAAAAAGCCGTCAGTGCCGAAGAACATCCAGATGTTAAAGCAGCCCGACACAGCAACGGTAATGGTACTATTGTTCATGATTCCGTAGAACCTATCTATGGAACTCACTATATGCCCCGCAAATTTAAAATTTGCGTCACAGTTCCCGGCGATAATTCTGTTGATTTATATTCCCAAGATTTGACTTTGGTAGTGATTACCAATAAAAAAGGCGCATTAGCAGGATTTAATATTTTTGCTGGTGGTGGTTTGGGTAGAACTCATAATAAAGAAGAAACCTTTGCCAGAACCGCTGACCCGATTGGCTATGTAGCCAAAGCTGATGTATATAATCTTGTAAAAGCTATAGTTGCGACACAACGAGATTATGGCGATCGCACGGACAGACGACACGCGAGATTAAAATACTTAATTAATGATTGGGGTGTAGATAAATTCCGCACTCAAGTAGAAGAATACCTTGGCAAAAAACTCGAACCATTTAAACCCCTAATCCAGTTTAAATATAAGGACTTCCTGGGCTGGAATGAACAAGGAGACGGTAAACTCTTCTTAGGTATTTCTATTGATAACGGGCGTGTCAAAGATGATGGCACATTTCAACTCAAAACCGCTTTGCGGACAATTGTTGAACAATTTAACCTGCCAATTCGCCTCACAGGTAATCAAAACCTACTATTTTACGACATCGCACCAGAAGATAAAGTAGCCATTCAAGAGATTCTGGATAACTGCGGCGTTGTTGCTGACCCTGATCAAATAGCAGCATTAACAAGATATGCTATGGCTTGTCCGGCTTTACCTACCTGTGGTTTAGCCATCACAGAATCAGAACGAGCCATTCCTGGAATTTTAGAGAGAATTAGGGCTTTATTAGATAAACTGGGTTTACAAAATCAACATTTTGTGGTCAGAATGACCGGTTGCCCTAACGGTTGCGCTCGTCCTTATATGGCAGAATTGGGTTTAGTGGGTAGTGCGCCAGAATCCTATCAAGTTTGGTTGGGTGGTTCACCACATCAAACCCGGTTAGCACAACCTTTTACAGAAAAATTGCACCATGATGATATTGAAAGTTTCCTAGAACCGATTTTTGTCTTCTTTAAAAAGTTCCGCACGCCAAAAGAAAGTTTTGGGGATTTTTGCGACAGATTGGGTTTTGATGCGATTCGGGAATTTGTGGCTGAATACACCCCAGGAGACTCTACCAGCAGTGGTAAATCCCGTCACCGTGTCAGTCTGCGGGATGATTTTTACGCTCAACTCAGGGAAACTGCGGAAAAACAAGAACGACCGATGACTGATTTGGTACATGAGGCTTTGGAGAAGTATTTCCAAACTCTGTAAAAATATAGCAATTCTAGTTGAGTTGAGAACTTATCGGGAAGGGAATAGGGAATAGGGAACAGGGAACAGGGAGAGAAATTTTCTTTATTCTTCTTTATCCTGACTCCTGACTCCTGACTCCTGACTCCTGACTCCTGACTCCTGACTCCTGACTCTTTAATCAATTGTTTGACAATCTCGTAACCACAGTTTAACACCTTGAGCGATCGCACTATTACTACTATCCCTGGGTGGTGCAATAGGTGGTTTGACTGGATAACTACCGTCTTGGGTAAACATCATTACCACAGTCCAACCAATGTTCGTTTTTGTCAAAAATAGCCTGTGAAATTCTTGTAATTCCACAGGTTTTTTGTGGATATATGTCCGTTCTAGGGTAGTAAAGAAAACCTGTTTTACTCCTTCGGCGTTATACTTATCCCCATTATCAATACTTGGATTTAATGGTAAAGGTTCAAACTCTGGTTTACCCGCAGCTAAGATATAGGAAAAAGTATCAACACTCCGTTTCAGAATACGCGCACGCTGGATAACACGATTAGTATAGCTAGGTAAATCTAACATTAGCTGAGTTGTTAAAGTTTCTAAACTTTGCTCAGAACAAGAATTACTAATTTTGGGATTTACAGGTTTGGGAGGAATATTTTTAGCATAAGCGGAGTAATGAAATCCAGGAGCAATAAATAGCCAGCAATTACAGGCTATCAAATATAAGCACCAAAAAGCAGGAGAGAAATTTACTTTCTTCTTCCTTCTTCTTTCTTGCTTTTGAACTCCTAAACTACAGAAAGGCTTTAGCATTGCTTGTTTTTGCCATAATTGGTGTCTAATTAACCTAAACCTATCGCTTTATGGTGATCCCGATTTTCTATTTACTTGTACTGATAAGCAATAACAGCTTTGACATCTTTTGTACCAAAATGTATAGTATAAAATACTAACACCGAGAACTGTTAGCTTGTGCAGTTTTTAGGCAGGCCTATATTTACCACTTTTAGGAGTTGTCAGTCAATGAGCGTGAAATTCACAGGAAAAATCCGAGCTATTAGTATTAAGGAAGGCAAAAGTCGTCTGGGATTTATTGATCCCGATAGACCAATACCTGGTCATGAAGGTGACATACTTTTCTTTGCTGATAAACTGATTGGTATCAGTATTGAATATGTTGAACGAGCAGATGTAGTAGAATTCAGTATTACTGAATGGAATAGAAAAGATGGGACTATACAAAAAATTGCCGAGGAAGTGCGTTTCTTGAATAAGACCATTAGTTTAACAGGTGTTATCAATTGGGTAAGCATAGAAAAAGGTAACGGTTTTATCAAAACCGACCAACCATTAGACAATCTAAATAAAGATTTATTCTTTTTTAAAGAAGATTTAGAGGAAATACAAATAGAAAATATTGTAAAAGGAGATAAAGTTAGATTTGTAGTAAAAATTATAAATTATAGAGATGGGAGGGTTATAAAATCAGTTAAACATATCCAATTGCTGTCACCTAGAACAAATCAACCTATACATTCAGTTACTAATATACAAACTTCTGATATAGTATCACCAATCAATTCACAAACTTCTGAGATAGAAAAATCAATCACCAATTTACAAGTTTATAATAACAATATTTTCAATTTAAAAGAACTCAAGGAAAAAATTTGTTTATTTTTGGGTAATCATAAGACACTATCAGATCCAGCAGAGTTTGAGGATTATACATTTATGATTCTCAGGCTACTTGGTATTCACAGTTTATATCAATACGATAAAAAAAACCAAGCTGGTAGAGCCGATGGTTTTTTCATAATTGGTAGTCTAGCAGTGATGTATGACTGTACTCTCAGAAACACTTTTGAAGAACACAAAAAAGAACAAATTGAAAATTATGTCAATAAATTGAAGAACTCTCAGATCACAATTGATTTTAGATTAACAAATGGCGATGTTAGAAAAAAAACTCTGCAAATCCAGGGTAAAAATTGTCAGGTATGGATAATTACTAAGAACAATACTAGAGAATTGTATGATGTTGACGGAATTCGCGTTAAAGAAGTTGCAGTTCAGGATCTAATGAACGTCTTTAATAAAAGACTGTATTCAGATGCGTTTGAAGAAGATGAACTATCTGCAAATTTGGCAGTAATTGATAAATCTTGATTGTTAGACAGATATTTTTTCCTAAAACGTAAAACCGATTTGATTCAAATATTTGCTCGTTATTAATTTACTCCCAACAAAAGCAAAAAAATAGTATTAAGAGGGTTGACAATTGATTTTGAATTTGTTATCATGAAGATGACGAGGAAGAACTATCTTGATAATCAGATTATATCTTCAACTCCTCTAAAATCTGATTCCAAGCTAACTCAGGAACAGCCGCCGCAGTAATGGGACGACCGATAACGAGATAGTCTGCACCCGCTGTGATAGCTTGAGAGGGAGTGAGCGATCGCTTTTGATCTCCCTTCTCAGCCCATGTTGGCCGCACCCCTGGACAAACCAGCAAAAAGTCTTTTTCACAACTTGCTCTTAATTGTTGCACCTCTTGGGGAGAACAAACCGCCCCATTTAAACCAGACTCTTGCGCCAAAAGTGCCATTTCTAAAGCAAATTCTGGCAATTCTAAAGGTATTTTCAAATCAAACGCCAATTGTCGCGCCGAAATACTGGTTAACAAGGTAATAGCGATTAACTTAGGTGGTTTTGTCCCGGCTTTTTCCGCCCCAATTTGCACCGCTTCCGCCGCAGCTTTTAAAGCATCTTTACCACAAGTTGTGTGAATTGTCAATAAATCCACCCCATAACTAGCCGCAGCCCGACAAGCACCAGCAACAGTATTGGGGATATCGTGAAATTTCAAATCGAGGAAAATCCGCTTTTCTTGAGATTTGAGGATATCCAGAATCTTGGGACCTGTGCTAGTAAACAACTCCAAACCAACTTTCCAGAAAGTGACTTGAGGAAGTTCATCAACAAGAGCGATCGCACTGTCTAAATCTGGTACATCTAAAGGAACGATAATTTTATCAACATTCATAATTCTGATTATTACTTATTACATATTATCCAATTTATTATACTTCAATAGCGATGTTTAATATGACTACTTTTCAGTAGTCTAACAATTAGACTTACTTAATTAAAGCCTATAAGTGTTTAATAACATATAAATACTATTTAATAGAGTACAACAAAAATTTTGCTCTTAACCCTGTTATTTCCTTAATTTATAAGTTTAAATTATAGATATTTGAAAAATAGTTTAAATATTTCTATCCTACAAAAATTAATATAACTTCATATTCATATTTTCTTAATATTTTATTGAGAATAATTTCTATTTATCAACGATCTTGCAATAGTTTCAGCGATTTGGTAAAATTTCAAAATCTAGGCGTAGTATATCAATTTTCTAAAATTGTAGGAAGTAGAATCTGGAAATCCTTTATTTATAGGTATTTGAGAAATAGGGAAAGTGAGAACGGGGAAAATATTCAGGAGTGATGGAGAATTTTTTGGACAAATTTAGAAATACTTTGATGTAGTTTTGTAACTTTATTCAATTGGATATTAAACCAAAATACTAATTTAATCTCCATCTTAGGATTAGCCGGTATTGGTAAAACCACACTCGTTAAAAGATTTATAGACTTACATCAACAAAAGTTTGAAGTTATTATTTGGAGAAGTTTAAAATTTCCAAAATCCCTAAATTTACTAATTAACGACTTATTAAATACTTGTCAACAAGAACCCAAAGCAACTATAAATGATAAATTAAAACAATTATTTGATATTCTCACAAATAAAAAATGCTTAATAATCCTTGATGATGTACAAAATATCTTTACTCCTCATCAATTTGCGGGAAAATATCAACCAGAATATCAAGATTATCAAACCTTATTCAAAATGATTACAGAAACCCAACATCAAAGTAGCGTCATATTAATGAGTCAAGAACAATGTCCAGAAATGGAATCTTTAGATGAAGAATTATATCCCATTAAGTCTTTAGAATTATCAGGACTAGAAAATATAGATATTCTCAAAAATACCGGATTAAAAGATGAAGATACTTGGTTAAATTTAATGATATTATATACAGGTCATCCATTGTTTCTAAAAACTATTACCATCTCAATTAAAAAGATTTTTAATGGTAAAGTTGGTGAATTTTTAGCAGAAAATGAATTAGTAATTACTCAAGAAATGCAATCTTTATTTAGTCAAATATTTAACAAAATATCACCCATTGAACAACAGATTATTTTAGCATTCAGTAAATGTAATCAACCTGTATCTAGAAAAGATTTAAAAATTACCTTAGAATTATCTTCTACTAATTTTATTAATGGGTTAGAATCTCTACAAAAAAGGTATTTAATTCACAAAATTATAGAGGATAACATATTTTTTCATTTATCTCCTATTTTCAGGGAATATGTCAGAAATTTTTGTTAAGATTACAGGACTTACGCAAAATATTCCTCAAACCCTCATTTCTCTGTGTTCTCTGTGCCTCTGTGGTTCGTTATTGGTTGCGCCATTTTAACAATTTCTCCACGATGTAATTCATAACATATATCG
The DNA window shown above is from Anabaena sp. WA102 and carries:
- a CDS encoding tRNA-dihydrouridine synthase family protein, which translates into the protein MSQVLLPQSLQQDLPLTALAPMQDVTNLWFMKVIAHYGSPDYFFTEYFRVNDTSRLNRKILAAITENDTGRPVFAQMIGESIPDLARTAKELCGYNIAGVDLNMGCPAPRIYRKNVGGGLLREPEKVERILGELRSVVNDRPLTVKMRLGFENTDNFYKILDIIADNNIDLLSLHGRTVKDMYHGEVKYDLIAEAVRRVNCPVLANGNIKSATTALEVLSQTGAAGVMVGRWAIGNPWLFNQIRQALRGEQITLVPLAEVRNYIDRLWQTPTASTMPERARIGYLKMFLNYIALNVDTDGHFLRLMRHTSTEIELFKLCDRFLLTDLTKTLALTPSTILV
- a CDS encoding transposase; amino-acid sequence: MRKLTDSDKQEILKLYRETAETTSTLAERYGVSNSTISRLLKSTLPEEEYEFLVSLKRAARTPEGRAQVSYEQLPLLNQPPLTVEISSTADTVERLSDLELEQPTIAAEPEPKPKPEPKPEPEGDSDFTHPIPVIRRVKTRSSAVEKPKLPVVKETPVVKELEIVRHKPTETPIVPRSKIGVESPYSQPNLFAEILDEDLLDEPDDLDDDLDDDLYEDEEDFEDEDYEAPKPLVTRRGNGEVSVQVLPLSVAHLPKTCYLVIDRSAELITRPLKDFGDLGLIPSLENQQKTLPIFDNHRVAKRFSTKRDRVIKVPDSQMLHKASSHLQAKGITRLLIDGQVYSLSLV
- a CDS encoding ADP-ribosylglycohydrolase family protein, with protein sequence MLDTTKILSGFMGVCVGDALGVPVEFSLRTERIKSPVTKMLGYGTWNQPPGTWSDDSSLMLCLADSLCSGYDVNDIGKSFCRWYRENYWTAHGEVFDIFNGKIAALPIEEINSGGYVIDTLEACIWCLLNSSSYAESVLKAVNLGGDTDTTAAVTGGLAGIYYGVENIPPEWFQQTARKQDIIDLSHRFAAV
- the sir gene encoding sulfite reductase, ferredoxin dependent, which encodes MVNSAASPVTNRKPSKVEGIKENSNFLREPVATEILQDTTHFTEDAIQILKFHGSYQQDNRDNRVKGQEKDYQMMLRTKNPGGLVPPELYLALDKLADEYGNHTLRATTRQGFQLHGILKKNLKAAIATIVENLGSTLGACGDINRNVMAPPAPFKNRSEYQYAWEYAQNIADLLSPQTGAYYEIWLDGEKAVSAEEHPDVKAARHSNGNGTIVHDSVEPIYGTHYMPRKFKICVTVPGDNSVDLYSQDLTLVVITNKKGALAGFNIFAGGGLGRTHNKEETFARTADPIGYVAKADVYNLVKAIVATQRDYGDRTDRRHARLKYLINDWGVDKFRTQVEEYLGKKLEPFKPLIQFKYKDFLGWNEQGDGKLFLGISIDNGRVKDDGTFQLKTALRTIVEQFNLPIRLTGNQNLLFYDIAPEDKVAIQEILDNCGVVADPDQIAALTRYAMACPALPTCGLAITESERAIPGILERIRALLDKLGLQNQHFVVRMTGCPNGCARPYMAELGLVGSAPESYQVWLGGSPHQTRLAQPFTEKLHHDDIESFLEPIFVFFKKFRTPKESFGDFCDRLGFDAIREFVAEYTPGDSTSSGKSRHRVSLRDDFYAQLRETAEKQERPMTDLVHEALEKYFQTL
- a CDS encoding cold-shock protein translates to MSVKFTGKIRAISIKEGKSRLGFIDPDRPIPGHEGDILFFADKLIGISIEYVERADVVEFSITEWNRKDGTIQKIAEEVRFLNKTISLTGVINWVSIEKGNGFIKTDQPLDNLNKDLFFFKEDLEEIQIENIVKGDKVRFVVKIINYRDGRVIKSVKHIQLLSPRTNQPIHSVTNIQTSDIVSPINSQTSEIEKSITNLQVYNNNIFNLKELKEKICLFLGNHKTLSDPAEFEDYTFMILRLLGIHSLYQYDKKNQAGRADGFFIIGSLAVMYDCTLRNTFEEHKKEQIENYVNKLKNSQITIDFRLTNGDVRKKTLQIQGKNCQVWIITKNNTRELYDVDGIRVKEVAVQDLMNVFNKRLYSDAFEEDELSANLAVIDKS
- the pyrF gene encoding orotidine-5'-phosphate decarboxylase — translated: MNVDKIIVPLDVPDLDSAIALVDELPQVTFWKVGLELFTSTGPKILDILKSQEKRIFLDLKFHDIPNTVAGACRAAASYGVDLLTIHTTCGKDALKAAAEAVQIGAEKAGTKPPKLIAITLLTSISARQLAFDLKIPLELPEFALEMALLAQESGLNGAVCSPQEVQQLRASCEKDFLLVCPGVRPTWAEKGDQKRSLTPSQAITAGADYLVIGRPITAAAVPELAWNQILEELKI
- a CDS encoding NB-ARC domain-containing protein, yielding MLNQNTNLISILGLAGIGKTTLVKRFIDLHQQKFEVIIWRSLKFPKSLNLLINDLLNTCQQEPKATINDKLKQLFDILTNKKCLIILDDVQNIFTPHQFAGKYQPEYQDYQTLFKMITETQHQSSVILMSQEQCPEMESLDEELYPIKSLELSGLENIDILKNTGLKDEDTWLNLMILYTGHPLFLKTITISIKKIFNGKVGEFLAENELVITQEMQSLFSQIFNKISPIEQQIILAFSKCNQPVSRKDLKITLELSSTNFINGLESLQKRYLIHKIIEDNIFFHLSPIFREYVRNFC